The following DNA comes from Oncorhynchus masou masou isolate Uvic2021 chromosome 21, UVic_Omas_1.1, whole genome shotgun sequence.
CTGCTGTCCCTCATAACAGAGGTCTAGAGCAAAGACTCCCTGCAGCTCCACTCTTCCTACCCTCCACAGTGCACAGACAGGGAGCTGGAGAATGGGGTGCACCAGGGCCCAGATGGCCACATATTTGGATGGGCAACCTTGATGTTTGCAGATATAAGACACAGACACATGGCCATGATCCAAACGATGGAACCCTTCAGGAAATGGAAACACATGATGTTATCATCTACATGTCAGCCAGACAACAACCAAGAGCCTAGCTGGAAGCAGTAAGATCCAAACAGCACACAGGTCATTAGGTCAGCCAGCATCAGAACACAGAGAGTATCCCTCTCACATGCATCCACACAGAGATTTAAACAGTTTAACAAAACTGGCAGACAATAGACAACCTACCCACCACTATTGGTGCTCCAAGAGATAGACTAGGACTTGTAAACTGAGTGACAGACTTGTGGCTATGCCAACCTGCATATTTGGTCAATAACGTCAGTATAATGAGAAGCAGTGCCAATGCGTGCCACATGGTGGTGTTATTACACTTTGTATCGAGGACGTAGAACAAGCCTACATACCATATTTGTGCAGTCTATGCTTCACACAGTAAACTAGCCTGCATGCATTTTTTTCATTTAAGGCTAGAAAGTAACCTATATTTTCAAATATATGTTTATATTTATACCAAATGCACTACTTTCATTTAAAAATGCATATTAATACTGTTGCAATTTCATGTTTCATGTTGTAACCATGGGCGTACCATgagcttgttagatattatttaGCACCATGCACGTGCACCAAATAAATGCATCCACTTCCTTGTATGGTGCCGAttggtttatatacatcattgtaTGTATGGTGCGTTACATTTTCCTGCTCTTTACAACATTTGCACCTGGACCAGTACTGGTTAAATTCGCACCATGCATTTAGTTTATACGAATCAATGGACCGCATTTCGGACAATGCACTTAATGTCAGAGTAATCTGTGGAGCCGAAATGGCGTCCCCTGGTCACAGTTCAAGCTGTGAAAGCTCGTGCGCAAGCCAACTAACTACTGAACGATCCAGAGGAAGTGACTGGTGATGTTGTCCACACCTTTCCGGTAGATCAGAGTAGCGTTGCAACTCGGCtgaaaaggagagaggtagacgAAAGCGGTTTGCAAATTActaagaggggaggggggaaacagaatgtaatatatatattttgggaaGATTTGTGTAAAAGATACACGGAACGTAAGTTACCGACTAACGTCTGCATTTTTTTCAATTTTGCTGAGCTTTCCACAATGCAGCATGTAGGTAGCTAAGTTAGCAAGctagtgtcagctagctagctgttactTGCTAAGTTGAGCTTTCTGACACTCCTCATGATCCTCTTCTGTTTCAGGGGGACAAGaagaatttttatttatttattgaatcaATGACCTTAGTCGCCGGGACTTTAGGAGAACGGACTCCTACGAACGAGTGTGTAGCCCAGCGTGACGTTTGATGGAATAGCTGCAGAACATTGCCTTTCTCCTCCGGTGGTGTTGATCGGAACAAGGACGAGGAGGGGACCTCGAGACACATTCACCAAGAGGAAGTAAGAAGTACCGCAGGTTTTTGGAGGGCCTATTTGACTTCCTTGCTCTATCAACAGATCACCTACCCCGCCCCTCCCGACCCTGAAGAGAATAGAAATCAATAGTATTAACATTTTGTGACAGCTACAATTAAGAAGTAACAATATACTTAGACGGCTTGTCATACAATTTACTTATCTCACATTTGAGTACACATTTGAACTTGGATGTCTCAAACTCTGAGAATTAAGTTATGAACAGCAATACTACAAGTTAGCTAATGATTTGCCACCAGGAATATTATTGTTGCCAGTTTGAGATTCCTTTCTTTGGCGTACACATTGTGAAGCATTGATAGACCCTCACATGACTCAGTTTGAGCttcatatttcacaccatgtccATTTGTAATTAGTTGCCTAGTTACACCCGGTTAAGCAAATAAAGTTAACCTGCATGGTTTTGACATTAAGGAAGTTAAAAAGGAAATATTGAAGAATCCAACCACTTTTTTCATTTTGAACGGAATATTTATGCACTGTTTACATGATGGGGAAAATGCTATCGAAAATCTTTGGCAACAAGGAGATGAGAATATTGATGCTTGGACTTGATGCTGCTGGAAAGACCACCATCCTTTACAAACTGAAACTTGGACAGTCGGTCACCACAATTCCAACAGTTGGTTTCAACGTTGAGACTGTGACTTACAAAAATGTAAAATTCAATGTATGGGACGTTGGAGGCCAAGATAAGATCCGTCCCTTGTGGCGACACTACTACACGGGCACTCAAGGGTTAATCTTTGTTGTGGATTGCGCAGACAGAGATCGCATTGATGAGGCCAGGCAGGAACTCCATCGCATCATTAATGACCGTGAGATGAGGGACGCCATCATCTTGATTTTTGCCAATAAGCAAGACCTGCCCGATGCCATGAAGCCACACGAAATCCAAGAGAAACTAGGATTGACCCGCATTAGAGATAGGAATTGGTATGTTCAGCCCTCCTGTGCGACCACGGGAGACGGACTATATGAGGGGTTGACATGGCTAACATCAAATTACAAATCCTAATGATTGAGTGATTACTGTTTTAGATTAAACTACAAAAAAGTCAAATTGAGGCAAGTAACACAACTTTACTTctcaaataaatatataataaagaGAAGTTTGatctccatttattttttattactaTGATGACCCTATAACTAATTTATCTTTCTTAACTTGGTTTTCTGGCTTATAGTTTGCTTCTACTTAGCTCTTGAGAACCCAAGGTGTCTTAAAGCCGGTCCCTGTCTTGGGTTCTTAGCTGATGATATGGAGGACAGCTTGCTCCATGTGAACTACATTCCAGATGCTCTGTTTTAACGTTTAGAAACTTTTAATAATCCTTGCGATACAGTTTTGGAAACCTTTAGTTGCAAACTTTCACATAAGGGTGAAATAATCATTCAAATACAAATGATGCAGTTTGGCAAAGTTGCACCTggcattattattttttaaacggCCCTCTGCCGAGGTATGAAACTTCCTCCCCGGTTAAAGTAAATTCACACTGCGGAAGCCATGTAGCGTACAGGAGGCTCCTTGTAATACGCTCCGGCATTCAACGTACTTTTGTACTACCTGAACATTTTGGAGCGCTGTACCATTCCTTCCGCAACATGGGGGCAGTGTTGCCGCATGGTTCCTTGATCTGACCAATGCTGTAtgctgggctctccaaccctgttccccggagagctaccctcctgtacgTTTTCGCATGGAGATGTGAGAAGCTAAAAAGGCTAGCTATGTTTTTAGTCAGGCTAACGCCAGCTAGCCAGGGTGCCAACTAGCTCCTACTAGCAAGGGAAGGCGAGTCTTCCTTGATTTCACAAAAGGAAatgacaaaaataaaaaataaatgctgTCGCCCCCTTGTGAATTAGAGTTGGACCGTTGAAGATATCATTGCCCCCAAATTTGCTGCTCCCAAATTTGCACGCACGTAGATCAACAAAGTGAAGATTGTAGTAACCTTTACGTGCCATTGGAGACTTTTGAAGTGGAAATTGGAGGAAGTGTAGCCTGTTGGAGGCGGTATTCTTGAAATTACAGCCGGGCGCAACTTTCCTAAATGCTTAGAGTACgtgtatattttgtatttgaaaaatatattttttgctaATATGTAAGTTAAGTTCCAAATGTTTCCAAAACTATCGCGTGCAAGGTGTATTTGAGTTTAGGCAGAGCATTAGTGCAGTGTTGGCATTGAGCCAAGTCCAATGGCTCAATGTAATGCAGTGGAATTGGAGTCATGAATAAGGGTTAGCTTCTACTCTGTAGCAAGCCTAGGGGACATTATGTGGCTTGATGAATATCAATTAAATGTGTTCATAATTCAAAGCTACAGAGATGACCAACTTTGCCTATTCTTTAtcacatttttatatattttctaaTGGAGCTGGATTTGTATTTTCATTAGGGCTCAGGCTTGGTTCATGTATGCTTTAAAGATACTGTTGGATTGTGAGTAACATAAGGGTCTGATTCCTTTCAGAACTAAAGTCTGATGTTTAGTCAAGCTTGTTTGGGACAACTACAAACACCTTATATTAAACATGTTTTAAATACAAAAACCATTTAGCAAATGTAGGTATTTGTTTTAGATTTGTATTACAAAAACACTGCCAAGGTGTGATTTAAAAGTTTCGCCATTGCGTACATTTAATTGTCAACATTCTGGACATTGTTGTGACAAAATTGTCAGGAAAGACATTGACTGTGTCCGAATACCCATACTTGCATTCAAAATAGTAGGTGTTTTGTGTATGCAAAAATGTTTCATAGTCTGTGCAATGTCAAATTGTGtatgctttaaatgccaggatgtcatactcatttCGGGCATTTCATCTAGTAAAATTCACTGCACACTATTAAGGAAGAGAATAGTTTTTCGAGACCCACTTGTGTTTTGATAAGAGCTGATAATCAGATATGGTGATGTGCTTTACCAAAAATAAACGAATGGCAGGAATCAATACAATTTGAGCATTTAGATTATGCATTCACAGTATGGATCTAGTATGTTATTTGTTGCTTACTGTATTCGATTTTACTGAACAGTACGTTCTAAATAGTATTTAGTACGATTAGTACACAGTATGCAGTTTTAGTAAGAAACAAGACCGatttgggacacagccagagTGTAGTGCTTAGACTCACCATCTGGAACCCAGTTGCACAAGTGATTCCCTATAGTGGGCTATATTGTGAATTAATTGGCTTTTTTGTGTACTCGCGTTTTGATCCCAGATTGTGCTCAAGCAAACTGAAACAGGTCTCCGTTAACCCAAACATGCTTTTCAGAATGCAGCTTTTGTTCATAGGGTAACATTGATGGTTATGAAGCCAATGGACTCAATATTTCCAAAGGAATGTCATTAAGCTCTGAGCTCTCAACCTACTACCATTCATATGTCTCAGGATGCGAGACCTTTTACTAGCCTGTATCTGCAGCATGAGTACAGAAGTATAGTAACCCTACAGCAGAGTGGGCCTGTCATGCAATGGGAGAGAGCAGCTCCCTGGTGAAATGATGTTTTGGTTCAGCTCTCTTATTCCTATGTTGACTTGGAGAACCATGTACAGAACAATGTCATTGTAATGTCTAATTAAAAAAGTAATTTTAAATGTCTCATTTTCTTATTTTGATCGTAACTTGACCAAAAGTGATTTAATTGAATAAAttgccttcattttgctggactctgctttggcagcagctaatgggtatccataataaatacCAAGGAACACAGTTATCATAATACACAGCTTCCCAAGGACTCAATATCCATTATAAGAAAGTATGTACAAAATGCTAGAGATAGGATTGTGATTGTTCTTTGCTTATAGTTTACCACCCTTGCATTGGGGAAATTCTTATCTTCTTTATGTGAGCATTTATCCCCTTGAGGAATGATTTATAATAGAACTTGTATATGTTGAGACCTATTTTAACTGCATAACTAAAAGCTGTGGTTTAAGGTGTGGCAAGCTTAACCTTTACCAAGAATGCAATTTCCCTCCAGATGAATGGACTACTCTTTGATGTGAATTGGTCAACAATTTTTTTACATGCTTTTAATGTAATGTAATTTTCCTGTGTTTTTCAGCATTCTATTCACATTAGGTAATGACACATTCTGTTATTTTATGTGAAGAACACAATGTCTTGTTGGTGTGTTGCATTGAGACTTTTCAGTCAGTTTATATAGCTGTCCACCCTCAAAGCCTTTTGTCACTGTTCGCCACCATTGAATTGGGAAATATGTTTTTCCTTTTACCCCATATACAAAACAGGAAGTCCAAATGGTCTCCGTGGAATAACTACAGAGCCACATTGTTAGCC
Coding sequences within:
- the LOC135508184 gene encoding ADP-ribosylation factor 6-like, with amino-acid sequence MMGKMLSKIFGNKEMRILMLGLDAAGKTTILYKLKLGQSVTTIPTVGFNVETVTYKNVKFNVWDVGGQDKIRPLWRHYYTGTQGLIFVVDCADRDRIDEARQELHRIINDREMRDAIILIFANKQDLPDAMKPHEIQEKLGLTRIRDRNWYVQPSCATTGDGLYEGLTWLTSNYKS